A single genomic interval of Candidatus Babeliales bacterium harbors:
- a CDS encoding ribosome-binding factor A — translation MNERKPNERKKEQKKSFLLREISTLVHALGREEPDVAAVFITRVELSADNGICYIYFAAYPDPKVEDFKAAAQAMFNKALDRLKLYKPSMRTALAKVMHGKYTPSLIFLFDEKQEKVLKINELLDKVQTSLDDYDEQHPEEQEQA, via the coding sequence GTGAATGAACGAAAACCAAACGAGCGTAAAAAAGAACAAAAAAAATCTTTCTTACTTCGTGAAATCTCTACCTTAGTCCACGCACTTGGCCGAGAAGAGCCAGACGTTGCCGCAGTCTTTATAACCAGAGTTGAGCTTTCAGCCGACAATGGTATCTGCTATATTTACTTTGCTGCTTACCCAGACCCAAAAGTAGAAGATTTTAAAGCAGCTGCACAGGCAATGTTCAATAAAGCTCTTGACCGGCTTAAATTGTATAAGCCATCAATGCGTACCGCTCTTGCCAAAGTTATGCACGGCAAATATACGCCGAGCTTAATTTTCTTGTTTGATGAAAAGCAAGAAAAGGTACTCAAGATTAACGAGCTTCTTGATAAGGTTCAGACTTCTTTGGACGATTACGACGAACAACATCCAGAAGAGCAGGAACAAGCGTAA
- the rpsU gene encoding 30S ribosomal protein S21, giving the protein MAKKTFNIEIQVQGNLEKSLKQLKKKIEREGVVRDMKRQVYFEPTTQKKRKRLMRAIKNGILKNIELLSS; this is encoded by the coding sequence ATGGCAAAAAAAACGTTTAACATCGAAATTCAGGTTCAAGGTAATCTTGAAAAAAGTCTTAAACAGCTCAAAAAGAAAATTGAACGCGAAGGCGTTGTGCGTGATATGAAGCGCCAAGTGTACTTTGAGCCAACCACGCAAAAAAAGCGTAAACGCCTCATGCGTGCCATTAAGAACGGCATCCTGAAAAATATTGAATTACTGAGCTCCTAG